From a region of the Hymenobacter jejuensis genome:
- a CDS encoding LTA synthase family protein produces the protein MRSRFAFQPRYFLFWLIYFVAAKAVFLLYHLPKTTALPSGTVPRIFGYGLRLDAASAAYLSLLPFLLFSLSSLVGARFPTDRLLRFYTAVAGIVVAFFTTADLELYRAWGFRLDATPLQYLDTPGEMAASAGSAPVALLVAVFAGLLLMGWLLYKAAVGRLVPLPADFGRGRAAVVGLLYTLLLAIPLRGGLQQIPVNQSDVYFSDQPFANHAAINVPWNVANSLFLQNAGPNPYHFMADTTAQRLVQQLYASPADTAVTRLLRVKRPNVLFIILESFTAKLVGSTGGEKNVTPTLDSLARTGVLFSNIYAAGDRSQKGLVALLSGYPNQPTTSIIKYPRKTEQLPHLCRSLEEAGYHSHYYYGGELAFANMKSYLVTAGYEQFTERADFSRAEQNSKWGAHDHILFDRMLRDLQGQAQPFFVTAFTLSSHEPFDIPIPRKFSGTSEAALFRNSVYYTDWALGRFLRVARTQPWWANTLVVLVADHGHPLPGNDSNESPTKFHIPLVLAGAALRPEARGRVISAVGSQTDVAATLLAQLGVSAKSYVWSRDLLRPVPKPFAFYSFTDGFGMVTPQGVVTYDNVAKRPITRGRQVPDLQVRQGQAYEQTSFADFLRK, from the coding sequence GTGAGATCCCGTTTTGCATTTCAGCCGCGCTACTTCCTGTTCTGGCTGATCTATTTCGTAGCCGCCAAAGCGGTTTTTTTACTTTACCACCTTCCCAAAACGACGGCCCTCCCTTCAGGCACGGTGCCACGCATCTTTGGCTATGGCCTGCGGCTGGATGCTGCGAGCGCGGCGTATTTGTCGCTGCTACCGTTTCTGCTGTTTAGCCTGAGTAGCCTAGTAGGCGCCCGCTTTCCTACCGACCGTCTGTTGCGCTTTTACACCGCCGTAGCGGGAATTGTAGTGGCATTTTTTACCACTGCCGATCTGGAGTTGTACCGGGCCTGGGGCTTTCGCCTCGATGCCACGCCGCTGCAATACCTCGATACGCCCGGCGAAATGGCGGCTTCGGCCGGCAGCGCGCCAGTGGCGTTGCTGGTGGCCGTATTTGCGGGGCTGCTGCTAATGGGCTGGCTACTATACAAAGCGGCTGTTGGCCGATTGGTACCGCTTCCGGCGGATTTTGGCCGGGGCCGGGCAGCAGTAGTGGGCTTGTTGTATACGTTACTATTAGCAATACCTCTGCGCGGAGGCTTACAGCAAATACCTGTTAATCAGAGCGATGTATATTTCTCTGATCAGCCTTTTGCCAATCATGCGGCCATCAACGTGCCCTGGAATGTGGCCAACTCATTGTTTCTGCAGAATGCCGGCCCCAACCCCTACCACTTTATGGCCGACACCACGGCCCAGCGGCTGGTGCAGCAGCTCTACGCTTCGCCTGCGGATACAGCCGTTACCCGGCTGCTGCGCGTAAAGCGCCCCAACGTGCTCTTTATCATCCTGGAAAGCTTCACGGCTAAGCTGGTGGGCAGTACCGGCGGGGAAAAGAACGTTACGCCTACCCTCGATAGCCTGGCGCGCACCGGGGTGCTGTTTTCCAACATTTACGCCGCCGGCGACCGCAGTCAGAAGGGCCTCGTGGCGCTGCTCAGCGGTTACCCCAATCAGCCCACTACCAGCATTATCAAGTACCCGCGCAAAACGGAGCAGCTACCGCATCTGTGCCGCTCGCTCGAAGAGGCCGGGTATCATTCGCATTATTATTATGGCGGTGAGCTGGCGTTTGCCAACATGAAAAGCTACTTGGTAACGGCTGGCTACGAGCAGTTTACGGAGCGGGCCGATTTCAGCCGCGCCGAACAAAACTCAAAATGGGGTGCCCACGACCACATCCTGTTCGATCGCATGCTGCGCGATCTGCAAGGGCAGGCGCAGCCGTTTTTCGTGACGGCGTTTACGCTCAGCAGTCACGAGCCATTTGATATTCCGATTCCCCGCAAGTTTTCAGGCACGAGCGAAGCAGCGCTATTTCGCAACTCCGTATACTACACCGATTGGGCATTAGGTCGCTTTCTGCGGGTGGCGCGTACGCAGCCGTGGTGGGCCAATACGCTCGTGGTACTCGTCGCGGATCACGGCCACCCCCTACCAGGCAACGATTCCAACGAAAGCCCGACCAAATTTCACATTCCGCTGGTGCTGGCCGGCGCGGCGTTGCGACCCGAAGCGCGCGGGCGGGTCATTTCGGCCGTGGGCTCACAGACGGACGTAGCCGCCACCTTGCTCGCGCAGCTTGGGGTATCGGCAAAAAGCTACGTCTGGAGCCGCGATCTGCTACGGCCTGTGCCAAAGCCATTTGCCTTTTACAGCTTCACCGATGGCTTCGGCATGGTGACCCCACAAGGCGTGGTGACGTACGATAACGTAGCCAAGCGACCAATTACGCGCGGCCGCCAAGTGCCCGATCTGCAAGTCCGGCAAGGCCAGGCGTACGAGCAGACGTCCTTCGCTGATTTTTTGCGGAAGTAA
- a CDS encoding glutamine synthetase III family protein: protein MAILRFKALELVDQRQPLPIVSSGERRSDSFGKNVFNLDAMRATMPGEYFKKLQSAIKQGAPVERSVADAVASAMKTWAMAKGATHYTHWFQPLTGATAEKHDSFFDLNSDGRPIENFKGSALVQQEPDASSFPNGGIRNTFEARGYTAWDPTSPAFLIETAGAKTLCIPTIFVAYTGEALDYKAPLLKSLAALEKSAVDVCQYFDKDVQRVHTTLGIEQEYFLVDKALYDARPDLVMTGRTLFGHAPAKGQQLEDHYFGSIPSRVHGFMLEFEEEANRLGIPLRTRHNEVAPNQFECAPTFEDANLAVDHNQLLMDIMERAAEHHNFKVLLHEKPFAGVNGSGKHNNWAMSTDTGVNLLAPGRRPKENLQFLAFFVNVIKAVHTHGDLLRASIASASNDHRLGANEAPPAIMSVFVGSMLDSVLDELERTAKLPLDKGDNIYLKLGIDKIPAILLDNTDRNRTSPFAFTGNKFEFRAVGSSANCSSAMTTLNTIVAEQLVQFKQSVDKLIEQGKKKEVAIVDVLRDYVISSKNIRFEGNGYSDEWKAEAATRGLSNIPTTPLALDALVSQESADLFERHRIFSHVELHARHDILLEEYIKKIQIEGRTMGDLAINHIIPTAVAYQTKLINNVCGLRELGLDDEHTQVTIDTIKAISRHIATIKTEVDQMVNSRKVANKIEDTRERAIAYCDTVKGHFDTIRRSVDKLELMVADEDWPLVKYRELLFRH from the coding sequence ATGGCAATTCTTCGCTTTAAAGCTCTTGAACTTGTGGACCAGCGCCAGCCGCTACCCATCGTGTCTTCCGGTGAGCGTCGTTCCGATAGTTTCGGCAAAAACGTGTTCAACCTCGATGCGATGCGAGCCACGATGCCAGGGGAATATTTCAAAAAGCTGCAATCCGCTATTAAGCAAGGCGCGCCTGTTGAGCGCAGCGTAGCCGACGCTGTCGCTTCGGCCATGAAAACCTGGGCTATGGCGAAAGGCGCCACGCACTACACGCACTGGTTCCAGCCACTGACGGGGGCGACTGCTGAAAAGCACGACTCGTTTTTCGATCTGAACTCGGACGGGCGTCCGATTGAAAACTTCAAAGGTTCGGCGCTGGTGCAGCAAGAGCCGGACGCTTCGTCGTTCCCCAACGGCGGCATCCGCAACACCTTCGAGGCCCGCGGCTACACGGCTTGGGACCCGACTTCGCCCGCTTTCCTCATCGAAACGGCCGGCGCCAAAACGCTGTGCATTCCCACGATTTTCGTGGCTTACACCGGCGAAGCGCTCGACTACAAAGCGCCGCTGCTCAAGTCGCTGGCTGCTTTGGAAAAGTCTGCCGTGGACGTGTGCCAGTACTTCGACAAAGACGTGCAGCGCGTGCACACCACGCTGGGCATCGAGCAGGAATACTTCCTCGTTGACAAAGCCCTCTACGACGCCCGCCCCGATTTGGTGATGACCGGCCGCACGCTGTTTGGGCATGCTCCTGCTAAAGGACAACAGCTTGAGGATCACTACTTTGGCTCTATTCCGAGCCGCGTACATGGTTTCATGCTGGAGTTTGAAGAGGAGGCCAACCGCCTCGGCATTCCGCTGCGTACGCGCCACAACGAAGTGGCGCCCAACCAGTTTGAGTGCGCCCCGACTTTCGAAGACGCCAACCTGGCCGTCGACCACAACCAGCTCCTGATGGACATCATGGAGCGCGCGGCGGAGCACCACAACTTCAAAGTGCTCTTGCACGAGAAGCCGTTTGCGGGTGTCAACGGTTCGGGCAAGCATAACAACTGGGCCATGAGCACCGACACGGGCGTCAACCTATTGGCTCCCGGCCGTCGGCCAAAGGAAAACCTGCAATTCTTGGCGTTCTTCGTCAACGTAATTAAAGCGGTACACACGCACGGCGACTTGCTGCGGGCCAGCATCGCGTCGGCCTCGAACGACCACCGCCTGGGGGCCAACGAAGCGCCGCCGGCCATCATGAGCGTGTTCGTGGGCTCGATGCTGGACTCGGTCCTGGACGAGCTGGAGCGCACGGCCAAGCTGCCCCTGGACAAGGGCGACAACATCTACCTCAAGCTGGGCATCGACAAGATCCCGGCCATCCTGCTCGACAACACCGACCGCAACCGCACCTCGCCCTTCGCCTTCACGGGCAACAAGTTCGAGTTCCGCGCCGTGGGCTCCTCGGCCAACTGCTCCTCGGCCATGACCACACTCAACACGATTGTGGCTGAGCAGCTGGTGCAGTTCAAGCAATCAGTTGACAAACTCATCGAGCAAGGCAAAAAGAAGGAAGTCGCCATCGTAGACGTACTGCGCGACTACGTGATCAGCTCCAAAAATATTCGTTTCGAAGGCAATGGCTATTCGGACGAGTGGAAAGCAGAGGCTGCCACGCGCGGTCTGTCGAACATCCCAACTACCCCGTTGGCGCTGGACGCGTTGGTGAGCCAGGAGTCGGCCGATCTGTTTGAGCGTCACCGCATTTTCTCGCACGTCGAGCTGCACGCCCGCCACGACATCTTGCTGGAAGAATACATCAAGAAAATTCAGATTGAAGGCCGCACGATGGGCGATTTGGCCATCAACCACATCATCCCGACGGCCGTTGCTTACCAAACCAAGCTCATCAACAACGTGTGCGGCCTACGTGAACTCGGTCTCGACGACGAGCACACGCAAGTGACCATCGATACCATTAAAGCCATTTCGCGCCACATCGCTACCATCAAAACCGAGGTAGATCAGATGGTGAACAGCCGCAAGGTGGCCAACAAAATTGAAGACACCCGTGAGCGTGCCATTGCGTACTGCGACACGGTAAAAGGACATTTCGACACCATTCGCCGCTCCGTGGATAAGCTGGAGCTGATGGTGGCCGATGAGGACTGGCCGCTGGTGAAGTATCGCGAACTTTTGTTCCGACACTAA
- a CDS encoding STAS/SEC14 domain-containing protein yields the protein MKTEITNAFGKVYLTIEYDQAKHWVYNNWIGYQTHAGIVAGADACLVILSQQHCPYLLNDNTLVVGPWDHAVEWIATDWTPRAIAQGLTHFAHVVSPESFAALSAEAMHNSIGEYFQMQIFGSVAAAQEWLQQARKALTASQE from the coding sequence ATGAAAACAGAAATTACGAACGCCTTCGGGAAAGTTTACCTGACCATTGAATACGACCAGGCCAAGCATTGGGTGTATAACAACTGGATCGGGTACCAAACCCATGCCGGCATCGTGGCCGGCGCCGACGCGTGCTTGGTTATTCTGAGTCAGCAGCACTGTCCGTATCTGCTCAACGACAACACGTTGGTCGTCGGGCCGTGGGACCACGCCGTGGAGTGGATTGCTACCGACTGGACGCCGCGCGCCATTGCCCAAGGCCTGACCCATTTTGCCCACGTCGTCAGCCCCGAATCTTTCGCGGCCTTGTCGGCCGAAGCCATGCACAACAGCATCGGCGAGTATTTCCAAATGCAGATTTTCGGCAGTGTCGCGGCGGCTCAGGAGTGGTTACAGCAAGCCCGAAAAGCGTTGACAGCGAGTCAGGAATAA
- a CDS encoding NAD(P)H-quinone oxidoreductase, whose protein sequence is MQVVVITQPGGPEVLQVQERPIPVPNSHEVLIRVQAAGLNRSDVMLREGKYGGAGNPVAGVVPGLEVAGHVVQSGAEAGRWQPGDAVCALLSEGAYAEYAVVDARHCLPVPQGWSVEDAASLPETVLTVWYNVFQKGALKPGENFLVHGGSSGIGITAIQLAKLLGSNVFATAGSDEKCRTCEELGAIKCVNYKQEDFETALKDAGIDVILDMVGGDYTAKNLRLLRPDGRLQYINAMQGPKVEINLMDIMTRRLTLSGSMLRPRDADFKAALVAAVEEHVWPLLAAGKFRPIIYRTFPLAEAGAAQTLMVSSEHTGKILLTM, encoded by the coding sequence ATGCAAGTAGTTGTGATAACACAGCCGGGAGGCCCAGAAGTTTTGCAGGTCCAGGAGCGCCCCATTCCGGTACCCAACTCGCACGAAGTACTGATTCGGGTACAGGCAGCAGGCCTCAACCGCTCCGACGTGATGTTGCGGGAAGGCAAGTACGGCGGTGCCGGCAATCCGGTGGCGGGCGTAGTGCCCGGTCTGGAGGTCGCGGGCCATGTTGTGCAAAGCGGTGCCGAGGCCGGACGGTGGCAGCCCGGCGATGCCGTGTGCGCGCTGCTCAGCGAGGGCGCCTACGCCGAATATGCTGTCGTGGATGCCCGGCACTGCTTGCCCGTGCCCCAGGGCTGGTCGGTGGAAGACGCGGCTTCGTTGCCCGAAACGGTGCTTACGGTGTGGTACAATGTATTTCAGAAAGGCGCGCTGAAACCTGGCGAGAATTTCCTGGTGCACGGCGGCAGCAGCGGCATTGGCATTACGGCTATTCAGCTGGCTAAGCTGCTGGGCAGTAATGTGTTTGCTACGGCTGGCTCCGATGAGAAGTGCCGAACCTGCGAGGAATTGGGTGCCATCAAGTGCGTGAACTACAAGCAAGAAGACTTTGAAACGGCGCTGAAAGACGCCGGAATAGACGTAATTCTGGACATGGTGGGCGGCGACTACACGGCCAAAAATCTGCGCCTGTTGCGCCCCGACGGGCGCCTGCAATACATCAACGCCATGCAAGGTCCGAAAGTCGAGATCAACCTGATGGACATTATGACGCGGCGCCTCACGCTTAGCGGCAGCATGTTGCGCCCCCGCGACGCCGATTTTAAGGCCGCTTTGGTGGCGGCCGTGGAAGAGCACGTATGGCCTTTGCTCGCGGCCGGCAAGTTTCGCCCGATTATTTACCGCACGTTTCCGCTGGCCGAAGCCGGGGCGGCCCAAACCTTGATGGTGAGCAGCGAGCACACCGGTAAGATTTTGCTTACCATGTAG
- a CDS encoding lactonase family protein, with translation MSRPDFSRRHFLKLAGLGVAALNPLLAAAEPRKEQDYLVYIGTYAKPEAESIFLYSLNPVTGALARVNGFKAGENPSYLTLAADRRHLYAVNETTEYEGAKSGAVSAFAIDGRTGGLTLLNRQPSLGGAPCYISLDHTNHTALVANYVGGNVSAFPVQANGQLSPSSALDQHHGTGPHKNQTSPHAHCILPDPANRFAFAVDLGTDQVTGYQLDVKQGKLTPNQTPAFTAKPGAGPRHLTFHPNKRWAFLINELNSTVTALNYDAAQGTFTEIQTLSSLPADFKGENSCADIHVSPDGKFLYGSNRGHNSIAVFAIDASGHLTLVQHADVQGKTPRNFTLDPTGRILLVANQNSNNIFSYFIDKQTGKLRATGKSVELPSPVYLQILPDFRKA, from the coding sequence ATGTCCAGACCCGATTTCAGCCGCCGCCACTTTCTAAAATTAGCGGGACTGGGCGTAGCCGCTCTAAACCCGCTGCTTGCCGCCGCCGAGCCCCGGAAAGAGCAGGACTATCTGGTCTATATCGGTACTTACGCTAAGCCTGAGGCTGAAAGTATCTTTCTGTATAGCCTCAACCCGGTTACCGGGGCGCTGGCCCGCGTCAACGGGTTTAAGGCCGGTGAGAACCCCTCTTACCTCACGCTGGCCGCCGACCGGCGCCATCTGTACGCCGTCAACGAAACCACGGAATACGAAGGCGCAAAAAGTGGTGCAGTCAGTGCGTTTGCAATTGATGGCCGCACTGGCGGCCTTACGTTGTTGAACCGTCAGCCTTCGTTGGGCGGCGCGCCCTGCTACATCAGCCTCGATCATACCAATCATACGGCGCTGGTAGCTAACTACGTAGGCGGCAACGTGAGCGCATTTCCGGTGCAGGCCAACGGGCAGCTATCGCCCTCGTCGGCCCTGGACCAGCACCACGGCACGGGCCCGCACAAAAACCAGACTTCGCCGCACGCCCACTGCATTCTCCCCGACCCCGCCAACCGCTTTGCTTTCGCCGTCGATTTGGGCACCGACCAAGTAACTGGTTATCAATTAGATGTGAAACAAGGAAAACTAACGCCCAACCAGACACCAGCCTTTACGGCCAAGCCGGGTGCGGGGCCGCGTCACCTCACGTTTCATCCCAACAAGCGGTGGGCTTTTCTGATCAACGAGCTTAATTCGACCGTCACGGCACTGAACTACGACGCGGCCCAGGGCACGTTTACCGAAATCCAGACGCTTTCGTCGCTGCCAGCTGATTTCAAAGGCGAAAATTCCTGCGCCGACATCCACGTTTCGCCCGACGGCAAGTTTCTGTACGGCTCCAACCGCGGCCACAACAGCATTGCCGTTTTTGCCATCGACGCCAGCGGCCATCTCACGCTGGTGCAACACGCCGATGTGCAAGGCAAAACGCCGCGCAATTTTACCCTCGACCCGACGGGTCGCATACTGCTCGTGGCCAATCAGAACTCCAACAACATCTTTTCTTATTTCATTGATAAACAGACGGGTAAGCTAAGGGCTACGGGCAAATCCGTTGAACTTCCTTCGCCGGTTTATCTGCAAATACTGCCGGATTTCAGAAAGGCGTAG
- a CDS encoding thioredoxin family protein: protein MKRLLFFCVACLALMVLGSYVTRPVSPGYQVGDKAMDFKLKNVDGKLVSLADNKAAKGFIVVFTCNTCPYAQAYENRIIQLHRQFAPKGYPVVAINANDPVASPGDSFAAMQARARSHTYPFPYLQDETQQVAKTYGATRTPHLYVLTRQGTDLVVSYIGAIDDNSEDAKLVKTKYVENALNDILAGKPATPNTTRAIGCSIKWKRA, encoded by the coding sequence ATGAAAAGGCTTCTCTTCTTCTGTGTAGCGTGCTTGGCGCTGATGGTGCTGGGCAGCTACGTCACCCGACCCGTTTCCCCCGGCTATCAGGTGGGCGACAAAGCCATGGATTTCAAGCTCAAGAACGTCGACGGCAAGCTAGTATCGCTGGCCGACAACAAAGCGGCGAAGGGCTTCATCGTTGTGTTTACCTGCAACACCTGCCCGTACGCGCAGGCGTACGAAAACCGCATTATTCAGCTGCATCGGCAGTTTGCGCCCAAAGGCTACCCAGTGGTGGCCATCAACGCCAACGACCCGGTCGCCTCGCCCGGCGACTCGTTTGCGGCCATGCAAGCGCGCGCCCGCAGCCATACCTATCCCTTCCCGTACCTCCAAGACGAAACCCAGCAGGTAGCCAAAACTTACGGCGCCACGCGCACGCCGCACCTCTACGTGCTCACGCGCCAAGGCACAGACCTAGTAGTGTCATACATCGGCGCCATCGACGACAATTCGGAGGATGCTAAGCTAGTGAAAACCAAGTATGTAGAAAATGCCCTCAACGACATTCTGGCGGGCAAGCCGGCCACGCCCAACACCACCCGCGCCATCGGCTGCTCAATTAAGTGGAAGCGCGCCTAA
- a CDS encoding TlpA disulfide reductase family protein, with protein sequence MQFLKPLVLSIFLLPTAISSHAQQVAVIKLPELEKRLSQPNDTTYIVNFWATWCAPCIKELPSFEQVNAAYAKQKVKVLLVSMDYASQLDKKVKPFVLKRGLKSEVVLLNEPDPNSWMDRVDKKWSGALPFTLMLNNQKKKRATFEHEFTQAELTAQLQKFLQ encoded by the coding sequence ATGCAATTCCTCAAACCCCTTGTGCTCAGCATCTTCCTCCTGCCTACCGCCATCAGCAGCCACGCTCAGCAAGTGGCCGTTATCAAGCTACCGGAGCTGGAAAAGCGCCTGAGCCAGCCGAACGACACCACGTACATCGTTAATTTTTGGGCGACGTGGTGCGCACCGTGTATTAAGGAGCTGCCATCTTTCGAGCAGGTAAATGCCGCGTATGCCAAACAAAAAGTAAAGGTGCTGCTCGTGAGCATGGATTACGCCTCGCAGCTCGACAAGAAAGTAAAGCCCTTTGTGCTGAAGCGCGGACTGAAATCGGAAGTGGTGCTGCTCAACGAGCCCGACCCCAATTCGTGGATGGACCGAGTAGATAAAAAGTGGTCGGGCGCGCTGCCGTTTACGCTCATGCTCAACAACCAGAAAAAGAAGCGCGCCACTTTCGAGCACGAGTTTACCCAAGCGGAACTGACAGCGCAACTACAAAAGTTTTTGCAGTAA
- the ispG gene encoding (E)-4-hydroxy-3-methylbut-2-enyl-diphosphate synthase, protein MNKTYCPSLTEYKRRLSREVKIGDVPMGGLNPIRVQSMTTVDTMDTLGSVEQTLRMVEAGCEYVRITAPSVKEAQNLLEIKKELRKRGCTVPLIADIHFTPNAAELAARIVEKVRVNPGNYADKKKFDFIEYTDATYQAEVERIRDRFRPLVQICKQYGTAMRIGTNHGSLSDRILSRYGDTPLGMVESALEFLRLCEEEKYYDVVLSMKASNTQVMVQAYRLLVQKLDEEGLQPYPLHLGVTEAGEAEDGRIKSAVGIGTLLEDGIGDTVRVSLTEAPEAEAPVAKMLIDRYTHRAQQAKPIAPVVGEVPIDPFQYFRRYTRETGNLGGQNVPRVIVDLSRLPSLEYADLRCAGHLYSAFLDKFQMNDLGADYVYSGQRPVPFMLPNGLKEIVDFTAWLDGGQRAEHFPVYTPAEYAVAGERHAALNFVFHNLASLTSAALDQLRADSTAVVILHTDNAHAMPELRRAFFELINAGVTCPVIINRQYPELTAEQTQLYAATDVGGLLLDGLGDGVVLSTELLPERPKDEWLQTLDQLNQLSFGTLQAARTRMSKTEYISCPSCGRTLFDLQETTAMIRKRTDHLKGVKIGIMGCIVNGPGEMADADYGYVGVGKGKIALYRGQDVIKKSVPEAQAVDELIELMREDGRWVEKELVEDPVGA, encoded by the coding sequence ATGAACAAGACGTATTGCCCTAGCCTGACCGAGTACAAACGCCGCCTGTCGCGCGAAGTCAAGATCGGCGATGTGCCGATGGGCGGGCTCAACCCGATTCGGGTGCAGAGCATGACCACCGTCGATACGATGGACACGCTGGGCTCGGTGGAGCAGACGCTGCGCATGGTGGAAGCTGGCTGCGAATACGTGCGCATTACGGCGCCAAGCGTGAAAGAGGCCCAGAACCTGCTGGAAATCAAGAAGGAGTTGCGCAAACGCGGCTGCACCGTGCCACTCATCGCCGACATTCACTTCACGCCCAACGCCGCCGAACTGGCCGCGCGCATTGTGGAGAAAGTGCGTGTGAACCCCGGCAACTACGCCGACAAAAAGAAGTTTGACTTTATTGAATACACCGATGCCACGTATCAGGCTGAGGTAGAGCGTATTAGAGACCGGTTTCGGCCGTTGGTCCAGATCTGCAAGCAGTACGGCACGGCCATGCGCATCGGCACCAACCACGGCTCGCTATCCGACAGAATATTAAGCCGTTACGGCGACACCCCGCTGGGAATGGTAGAGTCGGCGCTGGAGTTTTTGCGGCTTTGCGAAGAAGAGAAGTACTACGATGTAGTGCTCTCGATGAAGGCTAGCAATACGCAGGTAATGGTGCAGGCCTACCGCCTGCTGGTGCAAAAACTCGACGAGGAAGGCCTGCAACCTTACCCGCTGCACTTGGGCGTAACCGAAGCCGGCGAAGCCGAAGACGGCCGCATCAAGTCGGCCGTGGGCATCGGGACGCTGCTGGAAGACGGCATTGGCGATACCGTGCGCGTGTCGCTGACGGAAGCGCCGGAAGCCGAAGCGCCGGTAGCTAAAATGCTGATTGACAGATACACCCATCGCGCGCAGCAGGCCAAGCCAATTGCCCCTGTTGTAGGCGAAGTTCCGATTGATCCGTTTCAGTATTTCCGCCGCTACACCCGCGAAACCGGCAACTTAGGTGGCCAGAACGTGCCCCGCGTCATTGTCGATTTGTCGCGACTGCCTTCGTTGGAATACGCCGATTTGCGGTGCGCCGGACACTTGTATTCGGCGTTTCTCGACAAGTTTCAAATGAATGACTTAGGCGCTGATTACGTGTACAGCGGCCAGCGCCCGGTGCCGTTTATGCTGCCTAACGGGCTGAAGGAAATCGTGGATTTTACGGCTTGGCTCGATGGCGGCCAGCGCGCAGAACACTTTCCCGTGTACACTCCGGCCGAATACGCGGTGGCAGGAGAGCGCCACGCCGCGCTGAATTTTGTGTTTCACAACTTGGCTTCGCTCACGTCCGCGGCACTCGATCAGCTCCGCGCCGATAGCACAGCGGTTGTGATTCTGCACACCGATAACGCGCACGCCATGCCCGAACTCCGGCGGGCCTTCTTCGAGCTGATCAACGCGGGGGTGACTTGCCCGGTTATTATCAATCGTCAGTACCCAGAGCTTACGGCCGAGCAAACTCAGCTCTACGCTGCCACCGACGTAGGCGGCCTGTTGCTCGATGGCCTTGGCGATGGCGTCGTGCTCAGCACCGAGCTACTGCCCGAGCGCCCGAAAGACGAGTGGCTTCAAACCCTCGACCAGCTTAATCAATTGAGCTTCGGCACTTTGCAAGCGGCCCGCACGCGCATGTCCAAGACAGAGTATATCAGCTGCCCCAGCTGCGGCCGCACCCTGTTCGACCTGCAAGAAACCACCGCCATGATCCGCAAGCGCACCGACCACCTCAAGGGCGTCAAAATCGGCATCATGGGCTGCATTGTAAACGGCCCCGGCGAAATGGCCGACGCCGATTACGGCTACGTGGGCGTGGGCAAAGGCAAGATTGCGCTCTATCGCGGTCAGGACGTCATCAAAAAATCAGTGCCAGAAGCGCAGGCTGTGGATGAGCTGATCGAACTGATGCGCGAAGATGGAAGATGGGTGGAAAAGGAATTGGTAGAAGATCCGGTTGGGGCGTAA
- a CDS encoding Rossmann-fold NAD(P)-binding domain-containing protein — MKIRAIVTGTTGMVGEGVLLECLSHPDVEQVLSVSRKPSGVTHPKLREILHADFQDLSPIQDKLTGYNACFFCLGVSSVGMKQPEYRRLTYDLTLHFAETLLPRNPGLTFCYVSGAGTDSSGHGRSMWARVKGQTENKLLQLGFQKAYMFRPAFMRATPGQKHVKGYYNLIGWLYPVLRRVAPKYVSTLAEVGQAMIKVVQKGYPKPVLEVPDIISIANN, encoded by the coding sequence ATGAAAATACGCGCAATTGTAACCGGCACAACCGGCATGGTGGGTGAGGGTGTATTACTCGAATGCCTGAGTCACCCCGATGTGGAGCAGGTACTATCCGTCAGCCGCAAGCCCTCCGGCGTGACGCACCCGAAGCTGCGGGAAATCCTGCACGCCGACTTCCAGGATCTATCACCTATTCAGGATAAACTTACCGGTTACAACGCCTGCTTTTTCTGTTTGGGCGTCTCGTCGGTGGGGATGAAGCAGCCCGAATACCGTCGCCTGACCTACGACCTCACGCTGCACTTCGCCGAAACCCTGCTGCCGCGCAACCCCGGCCTGACTTTCTGCTACGTTTCCGGCGCCGGCACCGATAGCTCGGGGCACGGCCGCAGTATGTGGGCGCGGGTGAAAGGCCAGACGGAGAACAAGTTGCTGCAACTGGGCTTTCAGAAAGCCTATATGTTCCGGCCTGCTTTTATGCGCGCCACCCCCGGGCAGAAACATGTGAAGGGCTACTATAACCTCATTGGGTGGCTCTACCCCGTGTTGCGGCGGGTTGCGCCCAAGTACGTTTCCACGCTGGCGGAGGTAGGGCAAGCCATGATTAAGGTCGTACAGAAAGGATATCCGAAGCCCGTACTGGAAGTCCCCGATATCATATCAATTGCAAATAATTGA